The following coding sequences are from one Paenibacillus tundrae window:
- a CDS encoding GNAT family N-acetyltransferase: protein MSSNIYIERMSEDQNLSVSELLLDGFREKFQLKAGVYNTQYPFLLSQIIALDEQSGTSERIVALQGNTVIGSLSWLLPSHSGNGQRNHSARELLPIWKGIRQIGWFKGLQFALRIACLSHQPAKGEMYIADVAVHQNLRGVGVGRMMLEWVMREAASKPGIEYTSLHVSSRNIRAKHLYERLGYRTLETQRSTFMGWLLGQQEWNYMIREVRDKKKGM, encoded by the coding sequence ATGTCCTCCAATATATACATTGAACGAATGAGCGAAGATCAGAACTTGTCCGTTAGTGAGCTATTGTTAGATGGATTTCGGGAGAAGTTCCAGCTTAAAGCAGGAGTTTATAACACACAGTATCCGTTTTTATTGAGTCAGATTATTGCACTTGATGAACAAAGTGGAACAAGCGAACGTATTGTTGCCCTCCAGGGAAATACCGTAATTGGCAGTTTGTCCTGGCTGCTTCCAAGCCATTCAGGAAATGGGCAACGAAATCACTCAGCGCGTGAGCTGCTACCTATTTGGAAAGGAATTCGTCAGATTGGTTGGTTTAAAGGCTTGCAGTTTGCTCTACGAATCGCTTGTCTGAGTCATCAACCGGCAAAAGGAGAAATGTATATTGCTGATGTAGCAGTGCACCAAAATTTACGGGGAGTAGGTGTGGGGAGAATGATGCTTGAATGGGTTATGCGCGAAGCCGCATCCAAGCCAGGAATCGAGTATACGAGCCTACACGTCTCTAGTCGTAATATTCGAGCTAAGCATTTGTATGAAAGGCTTGGCTACCGCACACTTGAGACTCAGCGCAGCACATTCATGGGTTGGTTGCTCGGTCAACAGGAATGGAATTATATGATACGCGAAGTTCGTGATAAGAAGAAAGGAATGTAA
- a CDS encoding GNAT family N-acetyltransferase: MEGDIVDFREATLGDLSKIVQMLADDELGKIRERYETPLPDRYVKAFEAIDSDPNNELIVACLGEEIVGVLQITFTPYITHQGGWRATVEGIRTVSTERGKGLGSKLILWAVERAKARNCHLIQLTTDKKREDALRFYERLGFVATHEGMKMKL; this comes from the coding sequence ATGGAGGGGGATATCGTGGATTTTAGAGAAGCTACATTGGGAGATTTGAGTAAAATTGTACAAATGCTCGCGGATGATGAGTTAGGTAAGATCAGGGAACGTTACGAAACACCGCTTCCTGATCGCTACGTGAAGGCGTTCGAAGCTATTGACTCCGACCCTAATAATGAACTGATTGTCGCATGTCTTGGTGAAGAGATTGTGGGTGTACTTCAAATAACATTTACTCCGTATATCACTCATCAAGGCGGTTGGAGAGCGACTGTCGAGGGGATTCGAACGGTCTCAACGGAAAGAGGAAAAGGTCTCGGAAGTAAGTTGATTCTATGGGCAGTAGAACGTGCCAAAGCACGGAATTGCCATCTGATTCAGTTAACGACAGATAAGAAACGGGAAGATGCATTGCGCTTTTACGAGCGATTAGGATTTGTAGCGACGCATGAAGGCATGAAAATGAAGCTTTAA
- a CDS encoding MerR family transcriptional regulator — translation MKKEITIGEFAKLMNVSVHQIRYFEEKGVLFPAYIDDNQYRMYGIDEIYRLAHILLLRKAGLSVQAIRDWSDEGTPDDMKRMLTQSISTLEAEIERLRALSGFIGKILDENELFTGNNASFQLIKRDRLVLSSWFETHVDTELDARLLARQGCTLPDLFEADIHYIYEGDQRLLLCTEAHDREGDVILPAGEYLTYQFSIGSEEELQQHFNTFQSFADDRLLHLTGTRILVEKSYLSLFTQESLHYELLAHVDREGSGHGRRKEIR, via the coding sequence ATGAAGAAGGAAATTACGATAGGCGAGTTCGCCAAACTAATGAACGTATCCGTTCATCAGATTCGATATTTTGAAGAAAAAGGTGTATTGTTTCCAGCTTATATAGATGACAATCAATATCGTATGTATGGTATAGATGAGATTTACCGGCTAGCTCATATTTTGCTGTTGCGCAAGGCAGGGTTATCGGTACAAGCGATCCGGGACTGGAGTGATGAAGGCACGCCGGATGATATGAAGCGGATGTTAACACAGTCTATTTCTACGCTCGAAGCTGAGATAGAGCGCCTACGAGCGTTAAGTGGATTTATTGGGAAAATTTTAGATGAGAATGAACTCTTTACAGGGAATAATGCTTCCTTTCAGCTTATTAAACGTGATCGGCTTGTGTTGTCCTCTTGGTTCGAAACACACGTTGACACTGAACTTGACGCCCGGTTGTTGGCTCGACAAGGTTGTACGTTACCGGATTTATTTGAAGCAGATATTCATTACATATATGAAGGGGATCAACGACTATTGCTGTGCACGGAAGCGCATGATCGAGAAGGAGATGTAATATTGCCGGCTGGAGAGTACCTTACTTATCAATTCTCCATCGGTAGTGAAGAAGAATTGCAACAACACTTCAATACATTTCAGAGCTTCGCTGATGATAGACTTCTGCATTTAACTGGGACAAGAATTTTGGTGGAGAAATCTTATCTGTCTCTGTTTACCCAAGAGAGCTTACATTACGAATTACTTGCACATGTTGATCGTGAGGGTAGTGGTCATGGACGACGGAAGGAGATCCGATGA